One part of the Ochrobactrum quorumnocens genome encodes these proteins:
- a CDS encoding amino acid permease, translating into MTTEFIKATPAEREVFTEEDRGYHKALKPRQIQMIAIGGAIGTGLFLGAGGRLAQAGPSLVFVYAVCGFFAFLVLRALGELIMHRPSSGSFVSYAREFYGEKMAFAAGWMYWLNWAMTSIADVTAVALYMNFFKHYVPWLEGIDQWMFAMTALVLVLSMNLLSVKVFGELEFWFSLVKVLSLVIFLAVGIYFVVSGTPIDGHQPGFHLIRESGGFFPNGILPALVIIQGVVFAYASIELIGTTAGETEDPRKIMPGAIRTVVFRLIVFYVGSVLLLTMLLPHTLYSGSESPFVTFFSKIGVQGADIIMNLVVLTAVLSSLNAGLYSTGRILHSMAVSGSAPAALAKMNKNGVPYGGIAVTAVVTAIGVALNAVVPAAAFEIALNLASLGIITAWGVIILCQLKLWHLSRKGEIARPDFRMFGAPYTGILTLLFLFGVLVLMAADYPVGSYTIGSLIIIIPALVIGWYCLRDRIYRLAEQRAADTKKSS; encoded by the coding sequence ATGACAACGGAATTTATCAAGGCCACACCGGCCGAACGCGAAGTCTTCACCGAAGAAGATCGCGGCTATCACAAGGCACTGAAGCCGCGTCAGATCCAGATGATTGCCATCGGGGGAGCAATCGGTACGGGTCTGTTTCTTGGTGCAGGCGGACGTCTGGCACAGGCTGGCCCGTCACTTGTGTTCGTTTATGCCGTGTGTGGCTTTTTCGCGTTTCTGGTGCTGCGTGCGCTTGGCGAGCTGATCATGCATCGCCCAAGCTCCGGCTCCTTCGTCTCTTATGCCCGTGAATTCTACGGCGAGAAGATGGCCTTTGCGGCAGGCTGGATGTACTGGCTCAACTGGGCCATGACATCAATTGCGGATGTGACCGCTGTCGCGCTCTACATGAATTTCTTCAAGCATTATGTTCCATGGCTCGAAGGTATCGACCAGTGGATGTTTGCAATGACCGCACTGGTTCTCGTGCTTTCGATGAACCTGCTTTCGGTCAAGGTTTTCGGTGAGCTGGAATTCTGGTTCAGCCTCGTCAAAGTGCTGTCGCTGGTAATCTTTTTAGCTGTCGGCATTTACTTCGTCGTATCCGGCACACCGATTGACGGCCATCAGCCCGGCTTCCATCTCATTCGTGAGAGTGGCGGCTTCTTCCCCAACGGCATCTTGCCCGCGCTCGTGATCATACAGGGCGTCGTCTTCGCCTATGCCTCGATCGAGCTAATCGGCACGACAGCGGGTGAAACCGAAGACCCGCGCAAGATCATGCCCGGCGCAATCCGCACCGTCGTTTTCCGCCTGATCGTCTTTTATGTCGGCTCGGTTCTGCTTCTCACCATGTTGCTGCCGCATACGCTTTATTCGGGTAGTGAAAGCCCGTTTGTAACCTTCTTCAGCAAGATCGGTGTTCAGGGTGCGGATATCATCATGAACCTCGTCGTGCTGACTGCGGTTCTGTCATCGCTTAATGCCGGACTTTATTCGACCGGACGCATTCTGCACTCGATGGCTGTTTCGGGTTCGGCACCGGCAGCACTTGCCAAGATGAACAAGAATGGCGTGCCTTATGGTGGCATTGCTGTCACCGCTGTCGTCACAGCGATCGGTGTTGCACTCAATGCCGTCGTGCCTGCCGCAGCCTTTGAAATTGCGCTCAATCTTGCTTCGCTCGGCATCATCACTGCCTGGGGTGTGATCATCCTTTGCCAGCTCAAGCTCTGGCATCTGTCACGCAAGGGTGAAATTGCCCGTCCCGATTTCCGGATGTTCGGCGCACCTTACACCGGCATTCTGACGCTTCTGTTCCTCTTCGGCGTTCTGGTTCTGATGGCTGCGGACTATCCTGTCGGCTCCTACACCATCGGTTCGCTGATTATCATTATACCCGCACTGGTTATTGGCTGGTATTGTCTGCGAGACCGAATCTATCGTCTGGCGGAACAACGCGCGGCTGATACAAAGAAAAGCAGCTGA